A window of Thermosynechococcus sp. NK55a contains these coding sequences:
- a CDS encoding SNF2-related protein: protein MSTVYHAKYFAHELTRMGGTGVERLSRSLFDACVDLNPHQIEAALFAFRSPVSKGVILADEVGLGKTIEAGLILCQLWAEQRRRLLVICPASIRKQWAIELSEKFNLPTVILDAKEYRERQAQGLNPFEANKIVVTSMNFASTRASELRPIQWDLVVIDEAHKLRNAYQPSNRMGQNIRWAFEDRRKVLLTATPLQNSLLELYGLSTLIDDHIFGGNPSFFRSQFVNANGNLEELRNRLRTFCMRTLRRQVLEYIQYTERRLITRPFKPTEQEHKLYEAVSAFLQRPDTYALPHRQRHLTVLIVRKLLASSAQAVAATLEAIRDRLIAIRDKLPAPEDLVERLIAKEEIDDELLDEILDSPPELSGDEGSDEQAQAAEAEPAVSAVDRQKLLAEIDELNRYAQSARSIGIDTKSRALIKALEIGFEKMAEMGAAQRAVIFTESRRTQAYLKDFLETNGYAGRIITFNGTNKEPDTTAIYDRWLQANRDSGRATGSRPVDIRTAIIEHFRDHGQILIATEAGAEGLNLQFCSLVINYDLPWNPQRIEQRIGRCHRYGQKHDVVVINFLNEKNEADRRVYELLEEKFNLFSGVFGASDEVLGTIESGVDFERRVLEIYQQCRTPEEIEAAFTRLRQELDEKIQLRMAETRQKLLEHFDEDVHARLRVNLEGARQQLDRFGMMFWRLTRFVLDGQAKFDEATLTFDLKHPPREGIQPGHYRLISKERENVSGPFLYRLSHPLGEYVAETGKALEAPVAHVTFDISGRPTRIALVEALKGRSGWLHLQRLTIDSFEREEYLLFSGVDDDGRSLDQETLEKMFHCEAKAESLPSLPSDVEARLAAEADRHVKATISRSLEENNRHFQEAREKLEKWADDMVLAAEKELKDTKERIKALTRQARLATTTEEQHALQKQIQELEKQKRRQRQRIFEVEDEIMAKRDELIAKLEKRMHQRTHVEPLFTIRWSVV, encoded by the coding sequence ATGAGCACCGTCTATCACGCCAAATATTTTGCGCATGAGCTGACCCGCATGGGCGGGACAGGGGTGGAGCGCCTTTCACGGTCTCTTTTCGACGCATGCGTGGATCTCAATCCGCACCAGATCGAGGCAGCGCTGTTCGCCTTCCGATCTCCTGTCTCCAAAGGCGTAATCCTTGCTGACGAGGTTGGTCTTGGCAAAACTATTGAGGCTGGACTCATCCTCTGCCAGCTTTGGGCTGAACAGCGGCGTCGGCTTCTGGTCATTTGCCCCGCCTCCATCCGCAAACAGTGGGCGATCGAGCTTTCCGAGAAGTTCAACCTTCCGACGGTCATCCTGGATGCGAAGGAGTACCGGGAGCGGCAAGCGCAAGGCCTCAATCCCTTTGAGGCAAACAAGATCGTGGTCACTTCCATGAACTTCGCCAGCACACGCGCGTCCGAACTTCGCCCTATCCAGTGGGATTTGGTGGTCATTGATGAGGCCCATAAGCTGCGCAACGCCTACCAACCGTCAAATCGCATGGGGCAAAACATTCGATGGGCCTTCGAGGATCGGCGCAAGGTACTGCTGACAGCGACGCCGCTCCAGAACTCACTGCTGGAGCTGTACGGTCTTTCCACCCTCATCGATGACCACATCTTCGGCGGCAACCCATCCTTCTTCCGAAGTCAGTTCGTCAATGCCAATGGGAATCTGGAAGAGCTGCGGAATCGCCTTCGCACCTTTTGCATGCGTACGCTACGACGGCAGGTCCTTGAGTACATCCAGTACACCGAGCGCCGGCTCATTACGCGGCCCTTCAAGCCGACGGAGCAGGAACACAAGCTGTATGAAGCGGTATCGGCGTTTCTTCAGCGTCCAGACACCTACGCGCTACCCCATCGGCAACGCCACCTAACGGTCCTGATCGTCCGCAAGCTTCTTGCTTCTTCAGCTCAAGCCGTGGCGGCCACACTTGAAGCCATCCGCGACCGCCTGATCGCCATCCGTGACAAGCTTCCGGCTCCCGAAGACCTTGTCGAGCGCCTCATTGCGAAGGAGGAAATTGACGACGAACTGTTGGACGAGATTCTCGACTCGCCTCCGGAACTTTCCGGCGATGAGGGTTCGGACGAGCAAGCCCAGGCAGCCGAGGCCGAACCGGCGGTATCCGCCGTGGACCGGCAGAAGTTGCTCGCAGAGATCGACGAGCTGAACCGCTACGCCCAATCGGCAAGAAGCATCGGAATTGATACCAAGAGCCGTGCCCTCATCAAAGCCCTCGAGATCGGTTTCGAGAAGATGGCCGAGATGGGGGCAGCGCAGCGTGCCGTGATCTTCACGGAATCGCGGAGAACGCAAGCTTACTTGAAGGACTTTCTGGAGACGAACGGCTACGCCGGCCGCATCATCACGTTCAACGGGACGAACAAGGAACCGGATACAACCGCCATCTACGATCGCTGGCTGCAAGCTAACAGGGATAGTGGCCGCGCGACGGGGTCCAGGCCTGTGGACATCCGCACAGCCATCATCGAGCACTTCCGCGATCACGGGCAGATCCTGATCGCCACGGAAGCCGGAGCCGAGGGCCTCAACCTGCAATTTTGCTCGCTGGTCATCAACTATGATCTACCCTGGAACCCCCAGCGGATCGAGCAGCGAATCGGGCGCTGCCACCGTTATGGGCAGAAGCACGATGTCGTCGTCATCAACTTCCTCAACGAGAAGAACGAGGCCGACCGCCGCGTTTATGAGCTCCTTGAGGAGAAATTCAACCTCTTCAGCGGTGTGTTCGGCGCCTCGGACGAAGTCCTTGGCACCATTGAGTCGGGCGTGGACTTCGAACGACGGGTGCTCGAGATCTACCAGCAATGCCGCACGCCGGAGGAAATCGAAGCGGCTTTCACGAGACTGCGTCAGGAGCTCGACGAAAAGATTCAGCTTCGCATGGCCGAGACCCGGCAGAAGCTTCTCGAACACTTCGACGAAGACGTTCATGCGCGTCTGCGCGTGAACCTGGAAGGAGCGCGGCAACAGCTTGACCGTTTTGGGATGATGTTCTGGCGGCTCACCCGGTTCGTTCTGGACGGGCAGGCAAAGTTCGACGAAGCAACGCTAACCTTCGACCTGAAACATCCTCCCCGCGAGGGCATCCAACCGGGGCACTACCGCTTGATCTCTAAGGAGCGCGAGAACGTTTCTGGGCCCTTTCTCTACCGCCTGTCCCATCCCCTCGGCGAGTACGTGGCGGAAACGGGGAAGGCGCTGGAAGCGCCGGTCGCGCATGTGACCTTCGACATCAGCGGCCGCCCGACCCGCATCGCTCTGGTGGAAGCGCTCAAGGGCCGCTCCGGCTGGCTCCACCTGCAGCGGCTCACCATCGACTCATTCGAGCGCGAGGAGTACCTGCTCTTCTCCGGCGTCGACGACGACGGCAGATCGCTTGACCAGGAAACCCTCGAGAAAATGTTCCACTGCGAAGCCAAGGCCGAGTCGCTTCCTTCTCTTCCCTCCGACGTCGAGGCCAGACTAGCCGCGGAGGCCGACCGACACGTCAAGGCCACGATCAGCCGCTCGCTGGAGGAGAACAACCGGCACTTTCAGGAGGCGCGCGAGAAGCTTGAGAAGTGGGCCGACGATATGGTCTTGGCGGCCGAAAAGGAGCTCAAAGACACCAAGGAGCGCATCAAGGCACTCACACGTCAAGCGAGGCTCGCCACGACGACCGAGGAACAGCATGCACTGCAAAAGCAGATTCAGGAACTGGAAAAACAGAAACGCCGCCAGCGCCAGCGTATCTTTGAGGTCGAGGACGAGATCATGGCCAAGCGCGACGAGTTAATTGCTAAACTCGAAAAACGGATGCACCAGCGGACGCACGTGGAACCACTGTTCACCATTCGCTGGAGCGTTGTATGA
- a CDS encoding four helix bundle protein has protein sequence MDAAMKIFEMTKSFPVEEKYSMVDQMRRSSRSVAANLAEAWRRRRYEAAFTAKLNDAEAEATEVQTWIELAFRCGYVDQNAAAELDQAYEHIIGQIVTMIRQPEKWTVGDRTGGKG, from the coding sequence ATGGATGCCGCGATGAAGATTTTCGAGATGACGAAGTCATTTCCGGTCGAGGAAAAGTACAGCATGGTGGATCAGATGCGGCGCAGCTCGCGTTCCGTCGCGGCAAATCTTGCGGAGGCGTGGCGAAGGCGACGATACGAGGCAGCCTTTACAGCGAAGCTTAACGACGCAGAGGCGGAAGCAACGGAAGTCCAAACGTGGATCGAGCTTGCATTTCGTTGCGGTTACGTAGATCAGAATGCGGCGGCCGAATTGGATCAAGCTTACGAACACATCATCGGGCAGATCGTCACCATGATTCGCCAGCCCGAAAAGTGGACCGTGGGTGATCGAACCGGAGGCAAAGGCTGA
- a CDS encoding DEAD/DEAH box helicase family protein: protein MLHQWMLDLFGVSSFERLAANLKAPELEGFDENNVTRFHHVLRLGDMETRGQGDRSPSPRRQVSPSELLAYDQNIVRHWRRITERRNHAGPFLYPKYFQYLALLFTEIYLDRYFRDPEGLLTELNAHVGAFNARLGDMETRGQGDLSPSPRRQVSPSQIEPYTRQDLNKVAFWMATGSGKTLLMHINILQYQHYLNLHGGKPVNRVILLTPNEGLSHQHLAEFQLSGIEADLFSKEGWGLFTGRAVEILDIHKLRDEMGEKTVAVEAFEGNNLVLVDEGHRGTSGTKEGAWMQKRNLLCENGFSFEYSATFGQAMNASENRELEQVYAKCILFDYSYKYFYGDGYGKDYRILNLADDSDETIRRRYLTACLLSFYQQLKLYREKAQEFRPLIERPLWVFVGGSVNAVRSENKRKVSDVVDILLFLASFVRERNTSVGTIERLLKGNSGLLDQQNRDIFAGAFQYLNTLGLTPDQVFDDILHVLFHASTTAALHVENLKGTDGEVALRLGDNEPFGVINVGDVSALCKLCEEQQELVVTEKAFSGSLFRTLNDEASTINILIGSKKFTEGWSSWRVSTMGLMNIGRNEGPQIIQLFGRGVRLKGKDFSLKRSRRLERQAVPKHIETLETLNIFGIRADYMRQFKEYLEDEGLPANEDRIEFVLPVIKNLGSKKLKIVRLKEGVNFKTNGQKPVLDGEPPEFLKRYPVILDWYPKLQAMASGAGRTSTQLAERDRCYFEQSHLAFFDFDAIYFELQQFKNERAWHNLTLPRKSLPALLGRKDWYVLFIPKEEMQFWSFQQVQRWQEIAAALVKKYLDRYYKFKKQEFEGDHLEYQQLSADDPNFVSEYRLLIEQSREDIVQKLEAIKSLMESGRLKEAEFSKLAFEQDSFRAIVFAGHLYQPLIYVGNNLIEVKPVVLENQGERDFVLDLQKFCESSDGENFLKGKELYLLRNLSRGRGIGFFEAGNFYPDFILWLLVDGKQYVSFIDPKGLRNLEGPEDPKIRFHLTIKELERQLDDPTVVLNSFIVASTPFNQVKWWNGGMTKEELEKRNVLFQQEDRDTYVKILLNKILLNTCLQ, encoded by the coding sequence GTGCTTCACCAGTGGATGCTCGATCTCTTCGGCGTGAGCAGCTTCGAGCGCCTGGCGGCTAACCTAAAGGCCCCAGAGTTAGAAGGCTTCGATGAAAACAACGTCACCCGCTTCCACCACGTTTTGCGACTAGGTGACATGGAGACAAGGGGACAAGGCGACCGCTCCCCGTCGCCCCGTCGCCAAGTCTCCCCGTCCGAGCTTTTGGCCTACGACCAAAACATCGTGCGCCACTGGCGGCGGATCACGGAGCGGCGGAACCATGCGGGGCCGTTCCTGTATCCCAAGTACTTCCAGTACCTAGCACTGCTCTTTACCGAAATCTACCTTGACCGGTACTTCCGCGACCCGGAGGGCCTGCTCACCGAACTAAATGCCCACGTGGGCGCCTTCAATGCGCGACTAGGTGACATGGAGACAAGGGGACAAGGCGACCTCTCCCCGTCACCTCGTCGCCAAGTCTCCCCGTCACAGATCGAGCCGTACACGAGGCAGGACCTGAACAAGGTCGCGTTCTGGATGGCCACCGGCAGCGGCAAGACGCTGCTCATGCACATCAACATCCTCCAGTACCAGCACTACTTGAACCTGCACGGCGGTAAGCCGGTAAACCGCGTCATCCTGCTTACGCCCAACGAGGGGCTCTCCCACCAGCATCTGGCGGAGTTCCAGCTTTCGGGCATCGAGGCCGATCTGTTCTCCAAGGAAGGCTGGGGTCTCTTTACCGGCCGCGCGGTGGAGATCCTCGATATCCACAAGCTGCGCGACGAGATGGGCGAGAAGACCGTGGCCGTGGAGGCCTTCGAGGGTAACAACCTGGTCCTGGTGGATGAAGGTCACCGCGGCACCAGCGGCACAAAAGAAGGTGCCTGGATGCAAAAGCGGAACCTGCTCTGCGAAAACGGATTCTCATTCGAGTACTCGGCGACCTTCGGCCAGGCGATGAACGCCAGCGAGAACCGCGAGCTGGAGCAAGTCTACGCCAAGTGCATTCTGTTCGATTACTCGTACAAGTACTTCTACGGCGACGGCTACGGCAAGGACTACCGCATCCTGAACCTGGCCGATGACTCAGACGAAACGATCCGCCGCCGGTATCTAACCGCTTGCCTTCTCTCGTTCTATCAGCAACTGAAACTTTATCGCGAAAAGGCACAGGAGTTTCGGCCCTTGATCGAACGCCCGCTCTGGGTCTTTGTGGGTGGGAGCGTCAATGCGGTGCGCTCCGAAAACAAACGCAAAGTTTCCGACGTGGTGGACATTCTTTTGTTCTTGGCCAGTTTCGTGCGGGAGCGCAACACAAGCGTCGGGACGATTGAACGGCTGCTCAAGGGAAACTCTGGCTTGCTTGATCAACAGAACCGGGACATCTTCGCCGGGGCGTTTCAGTATCTGAACACCCTTGGCTTGACGCCCGACCAGGTCTTCGACGATATCCTGCACGTCCTCTTCCATGCTTCCACGACCGCCGCACTGCATGTGGAGAACTTGAAAGGTACGGATGGTGAGGTGGCGCTACGGCTGGGGGACAACGAGCCCTTTGGCGTGATCAACGTCGGCGACGTCTCGGCCCTTTGCAAGCTCTGCGAGGAACAGCAAGAACTTGTGGTCACAGAGAAGGCGTTCTCCGGTTCCCTATTCCGCACCCTGAATGATGAGGCGTCCACGATTAATATCCTCATTGGGTCCAAGAAGTTCACCGAGGGCTGGTCAAGCTGGCGGGTCAGCACCATGGGGCTGATGAACATCGGGCGGAACGAAGGCCCGCAGATCATTCAGCTCTTCGGGCGCGGTGTCCGGCTCAAGGGGAAGGACTTCTCGCTCAAGCGCAGCCGGCGGCTGGAGCGACAGGCCGTACCAAAACACATCGAGACCCTGGAGACGCTCAACATCTTCGGCATCCGCGCGGACTACATGCGCCAGTTCAAGGAGTACCTCGAGGACGAGGGCCTGCCGGCGAACGAGGACCGGATCGAGTTCGTGCTCCCCGTGATCAAGAACCTTGGGAGCAAGAAGCTGAAGATCGTGCGGCTCAAGGAGGGCGTCAATTTCAAAACAAATGGTCAAAAGCCGGTGCTCGACGGCGAACCGCCCGAGTTTTTGAAAAGGTACCCGGTTATCCTTGACTGGTATCCCAAGTTGCAGGCCATGGCCAGCGGCGCCGGTCGGACGAGCACGCAGTTGGCAGAGCGGGATCGGTGCTACTTCGAACAATCACACCTGGCGTTCTTCGATTTCGACGCGATCTACTTCGAGCTTCAACAGTTCAAGAACGAGCGTGCCTGGCACAACCTCACTCTTCCGCGCAAGAGCCTCCCGGCTCTCCTCGGGCGGAAGGACTGGTACGTCCTATTCATTCCCAAGGAGGAGATGCAGTTCTGGTCGTTCCAGCAGGTCCAGCGCTGGCAGGAGATTGCGGCGGCTCTCGTCAAGAAATACCTGGATCGCTACTACAAGTTCAAGAAACAGGAATTCGAGGGCGACCACCTGGAGTACCAGCAGCTGTCCGCGGACGATCCCAACTTCGTGAGCGAGTACCGATTGCTCATCGAGCAGTCGCGCGAGGACATTGTCCAGAAGCTGGAGGCGATCAAGAGCCTTATGGAAAGCGGACGCCTCAAAGAAGCAGAATTCTCTAAATTGGCTTTTGAGCAAGATTCCTTCAGAGCAATAGTTTTTGCTGGTCACCTTTACCAGCCGCTCATCTACGTCGGCAACAACCTGATCGAGGTTAAGCCTGTAGTGCTGGAGAATCAGGGTGAGCGCGATTTTGTTTTGGATCTTCAGAAGTTCTGCGAATCGAGTGATGGTGAGAACTTTCTTAAGGGCAAGGAGCTCTATCTGCTCCGCAACCTGAGTCGTGGTCGCGGCATCGGCTTTTTCGAGGCGGGTAACTTTTATCCTGACTTCATTCTTTGGCTTCTGGTGGATGGCAAGCAATATGTCTCATTCATCGACCCCAAGGGGCTACGGAATCTGGAGGGCCCGGAGGACCCGAAGATCCGATTCCACCTGACGATCAAGGAATTGGAGCGCCAACTGGATGACCCGACGGTGGTCCTAAATTCCTTCATCGTGGCCAGCACGCCCTTCAATCAGGTCAAATGGTGGAATGGCGGTATGACCAAGGAGGAGTTGGAGAAACGGAACGTTCTTTTCCAGCAGGAGGACAGGGATACCTACGTCAAAATACTTTTGAACAAAATACTTTTGAATACGTGCTTGCAATAG
- a CDS encoding site-specific DNA-methyltransferase, which translates to MTEKPMSQNLGKLRSLLAELFQLDQAELDFGIYRIMNAKRDEITRFLEKELLPQVREVLNAYERESRATLEAELEKAKQQAKALGFDDPAQAPKVKELQARYNAAFDVEAAEQEVFSHLYNFFRRYYNEGDFISQRRYKEGVYAIPYEGEEVKLHWANHDQYYIKTSEYLRNYTFKLPSGKRVHFKLAQADTEKDNNRPANGQERRFILSQEQPLAEENGELVIRFEYRPDPEKRKQADLNAEAVECVRSLIASSPSLQVTWSPLLEKRPTEKNPNRTLLEKHLTDYTARNTFHYFIHKNLGGFLRRELDFYIKNEVMHLDDIENETAPRVEQYLAKIKAIRRIAHKIIDFLAQLENFQKKLWLKKKFVVETQYCITLDRILRLEDEETRDWLIERIIENDAQREEWVRLYGDIETWGQGDKGTRGLGDGVTGSLPFTLSSSLHVSLSPNLQVPRSLMVDTRHFDEAFKLRLLAAIPDIDEETDGLLIHSENFQALALLERTFRGRIDSVYADPPYNTGNDGFTYKDRYQHSTWLSMMVDRLALILRLATDSASMACSIDENECRRLSELLDVCCPSLLGTVIVQNNPAGRSMDKNLSTSHEYLVVAALGPNASLLGLPRSDEYIVKSFSEQDEVSRFRWVELRNTHREYGRHNRPNLCYPLYVKTETGEVFLEPQIDTVEIWPFWEDGFEGCWTWGRDLVAAQTELLCGREVRGKIRIFRKARVIDEQGRVRLEQPKTIWLGPEVRTEKGRRTLDEMFGRTVFRAPKPIGLIQKWIHLSLPPVGYVLDAFAGSGTTGHACVDLMRQGYARCKYILIEMGREFYEVLIPRLKKAVYSKDWQDGKPKQMPTMDEIERSPRIMKILRLESYEDTLNNLELKRTEVQQSILEQYSDFREDYMLRYMLDVESRGSASLLNIERFEDPFSYKLNIATGTAGETMPTVVDLVETFNYLIGLRVKTIDHIRGVRVVTGVLGLGDGGTGGQGEKVLILWRNTREMDNDRLDDWFKKQGYNTRDQEFDIIYVNGDNNLENLRKADQTWKVRLIEEEFQRRMFDVADV; encoded by the coding sequence ATGACGGAGAAGCCCATGTCACAGAACCTGGGGAAACTCAGGTCCCTGCTCGCCGAACTCTTTCAGCTCGACCAGGCCGAGCTGGACTTCGGCATCTACCGCATCATGAACGCAAAGCGGGACGAAATTACCCGCTTTCTGGAGAAAGAGCTCCTGCCCCAGGTGCGGGAGGTCCTCAACGCTTACGAGCGGGAGAGCCGCGCGACCCTCGAAGCGGAGCTGGAAAAGGCGAAGCAGCAGGCAAAAGCCCTTGGGTTTGACGATCCTGCGCAAGCCCCAAAGGTGAAAGAACTGCAGGCCCGCTACAATGCCGCCTTTGATGTGGAGGCGGCAGAGCAGGAAGTCTTCTCCCACCTCTACAACTTCTTCCGGCGGTACTACAACGAGGGCGACTTCATTTCCCAGCGCCGCTACAAGGAGGGCGTTTACGCCATCCCCTACGAGGGCGAAGAGGTCAAGCTCCACTGGGCCAACCACGACCAGTACTACATCAAAACGAGCGAGTACCTGCGCAACTACACCTTCAAGCTGCCCTCCGGCAAGCGCGTCCACTTCAAGCTCGCCCAGGCGGACACGGAGAAGGACAACAACCGACCCGCCAACGGCCAAGAACGCCGCTTCATCCTCTCCCAGGAACAACCGCTGGCTGAGGAGAACGGCGAACTGGTCATCCGCTTTGAGTACCGGCCCGACCCCGAGAAGCGCAAACAGGCGGACCTGAACGCCGAGGCGGTGGAGTGCGTCCGCTCGCTGATTGCCAGCTCACCGAGTCTCCAGGTCACCTGGTCTCCCCTTCTGGAAAAACGGCCCACCGAAAAGAACCCGAACCGCACGCTATTGGAGAAGCATCTCACCGACTACACCGCCCGGAACACCTTCCACTATTTCATCCACAAGAACCTAGGCGGCTTCCTGCGGCGGGAGCTGGACTTCTACATCAAGAACGAGGTGATGCACCTCGACGACATCGAAAACGAGACCGCCCCCCGCGTGGAGCAGTACCTGGCGAAGATCAAAGCCATCCGCCGCATCGCCCACAAGATCATTGACTTCCTGGCGCAGCTCGAGAACTTCCAGAAGAAGCTCTGGCTCAAGAAGAAGTTCGTGGTGGAGACCCAGTATTGCATCACGCTCGACCGTATCTTGCGGCTAGAGGACGAGGAGACGCGCGACTGGCTTATCGAGCGGATTATCGAGAACGACGCCCAGCGGGAAGAGTGGGTGCGGCTCTATGGGGACATTGAGACGTGGGGACAAGGAGACAAGGGGACTAGGGGACTAGGGGACGGGGTGACTGGTTCGCTCCCATTCACGCTGTCGTCAAGTCTCCATGTCTCCCTGTCTCCCAATCTCCAAGTCCCCCGGTCGCTCATGGTGGACACGCGGCACTTCGATGAAGCCTTCAAGCTTCGGCTGCTTGCGGCGATTCCGGATATTGACGAGGAAACCGATGGATTACTCATTCACAGCGAGAATTTCCAGGCACTTGCCCTCTTGGAGAGGACGTTCAGGGGCCGGATTGATAGCGTATATGCCGATCCACCGTACAACACCGGGAACGACGGTTTCACCTACAAGGACCGGTACCAACACTCAACGTGGCTTTCGATGATGGTTGATAGGCTGGCACTCATACTCCGGCTCGCCACTGATAGCGCTTCGATGGCCTGTAGTATTGACGAGAACGAATGCCGCCGGCTCAGCGAGCTTTTGGACGTCTGCTGTCCAAGCCTGCTTGGAACAGTGATCGTTCAGAATAATCCCGCGGGCAGGTCTATGGATAAGAATCTGTCCACATCCCATGAATATCTTGTCGTTGCGGCTCTTGGACCTAATGCTTCGCTGCTTGGGCTTCCACGGTCAGACGAATACATTGTTAAATCTTTTTCAGAGCAAGACGAGGTTTCACGTTTTAGGTGGGTGGAGTTGCGGAATACCCATCGTGAATATGGTCGCCATAACCGTCCCAACTTATGCTATCCGCTTTACGTAAAGACAGAAACAGGCGAAGTCTTTTTGGAGCCGCAAATCGATACGGTCGAAATTTGGCCTTTCTGGGAGGATGGATTTGAAGGATGTTGGACTTGGGGGCGTGACTTGGTTGCAGCTCAAACAGAATTGCTGTGTGGTAGGGAAGTTCGAGGAAAGATCAGAATATTCCGAAAAGCACGGGTTATAGATGAGCAAGGAAGAGTGCGTTTGGAACAGCCGAAGACGATTTGGCTAGGCCCTGAAGTCAGGACCGAGAAGGGGCGAAGAACACTTGATGAGATGTTTGGCCGAACTGTGTTTCGTGCTCCTAAGCCCATTGGTTTGATTCAGAAGTGGATCCATCTATCCTTGCCTCCAGTGGGGTATGTTCTTGACGCTTTTGCAGGATCTGGAACCACAGGCCACGCTTGTGTAGATTTGATGCGTCAGGGATATGCACGCTGCAAATACATTCTTATAGAGATGGGGCGAGAGTTCTACGAAGTGCTAATTCCGCGGTTGAAAAAGGCAGTTTACTCGAAAGACTGGCAAGACGGCAAACCCAAGCAGATGCCCACAATGGATGAAATCGAACGCAGTCCACGCATTATGAAGATTCTCCGCCTCGAATCCTACGAGGACACGCTCAACAACCTCGAGCTTAAACGAACCGAAGTCCAGCAATCCATCCTCGAACAGTACTCAGACTTCCGCGAAGACTACATGCTCCGCTACATGCTCGACGTGGAAAGCCGCGGCAGCGCCTCGCTGCTCAACATCGAGCGCTTCGAGGACCCCTTCAGCTACAAACTCAACATCGCCACCGGCACCGCCGGCGAGACGATGCCCACGGTGGTGGACCTGGTCGAGACCTTCAACTACCTCATCGGCCTGCGCGTGAAAACCATTGACCACATCAGGGGCGTGCGCGTGGTCACGGGCGTTTTGGGACTGGGAGACGGGGGGACCGGGGGACAAGGGGAAAAAGTGCTCATCCTTTGGCGCAACACCCGAGAGATGGACAACGACAGGCTGGATGATTGGTTCAAGAAGCAGGGCTACAACACGCGGGATCAGGAGTTCGACATCATCTACGTAAACGGCGACAACAACCTGGAGAACCTCCGCAAGGCGGACCAGACCTGGAAGGTGCGGCTCATCGAAGAGGAATTCCAACGGCGCATGTTTGACGTGGCTGACGTGTGA